The Hippoglossus hippoglossus isolate fHipHip1 chromosome 10, fHipHip1.pri, whole genome shotgun sequence DNA segment AGGGGGGAAGTCTGAGGTGACAAACCGAGTAGAGGACacatttctccctctgcttcctgaagTGACAGATATGCGTTTCTGCAACTGGAACCAGACTGAAAACAGGAAAGGGCATGCGGTTACAAATCAATACATGTACTGAAAGTTCTCCACACCCTGTCACCTGATGCCTGCGCAGACCGCTTGTGTCTTTGACGAAGGAGTTGTGCTCTAGAGTCTTGATGGTTTGCTTTCATTGTTCTGCAGcctgcagcttcagcttcattttTATTGCCAGTTTCTCCCAGAGTGGGGAGGAATGATGGTGATGCAATTCTCCAGGGCCCCTTTTTCAGATATGCAGCGGCAGCCTAGAAATGCTTAGGCACTGTTTAGGACTCGTTGGAGGTCTGGGTCAGCGTAGACTTACGCTGGGCAACAGTAGAAGTTGAAATCTGTCTTTAGTGTGTTGCCTTTTGCAGTTAAACCTATGCAACTCATGGCTATTGCAAGATTCTGGACATAAACTGAGAGTGTTTCTAGCATCCAAGCATTGTCTCTCATATATTTAAGGTTGTTATTAAAACGTTAAATATTGCACTTTTGAAAGGGCTGTGATGGAATTAGCCAAGAAATAACAGACTTATATCAAAATCCACACTATCTCCCTACAAAGAAGTCACTTAGATTAAAGTCCCTTGTCACATCCTGCAGCTCAGATCACATTTAGGATGATTTACACTCCTCGAGCAGCTCATTTTCATAGCTGACGCACAGAGGAAATTATCAAACCCAGAGCTTGTTTTCAGTTGGACAGCACTGAGTTATTTAATTGCCCTTACAGTAAATGACATTTATAAggactcagcagcagcagcagccttaCAGGACATGGAGCCTGCTGTAAAGTCCGAATTTAGAGCCAGTGATGCCATCACCGTGCTGGAGCCCGTCTTGGAAAATGCACTGTCCCTCCTCGATCTGTCTTTAGTAGATTCTGCCGTTGGTGGACGACGATATTTGCTCTTTGCACGGACAGACTTATACTCACATTATCATCTACAGTCTGCATCAGCACTGGTGTACTGATTCAAGTGAGCCATTGCACAGTTAATGCATCATGTCTGTTTCGTCGTGATCCGCTACAGTGTGTTGACTAACCTCTTTGGTTTCATTACCTCCatgttttcgtctgtgtttatttgtcgGTCTGGATTACGCAGAAGTACtagatggattaccacaaaacttggtggaaggatgtgtaaTTGTTCAGGACGGAATcctttaaatgttgttgtggATCTTGTTCATGGTTCAGATCCAGGAATGATTTTTTCACATTCTGTAACAAAGGGACATTGGATGTTTACCTTGATTTTTTCAGTGaatatggatcttgatgaaaacaatcagacatgTTTCGGGAACTAAaaatttatgagtgtgtgcattttggtgcagatccaaatagaaatcccGATCTagtaattttaaatgtggtttcatgagttgactgttggtccttggtggaggcTTGCTCTCTCTGAGTGCCCCTCTAATTTAATACTGAGATGTGCTGTCACATTATAGAGTTTAGAGGACTAACTCTATGTCTGACTTACACAGtacttatttaaaaatgtctcgAGAATGTGTTTGGGAAGTGTGGGATGGTGGAAACTCTGACCTCCCCCAGGCTTGTAGTTAGATTTCATCAGTGACCGCACACAACAATGTGATTTGCATTCCACCATCCACCAGTGTCCACTGCGACATGAATCGCTCCAGTCTAGTTAGGCATGTGAGTGGAGCAAGAGCCAAAAACAGGGAGACAAGAAGGAGTATTTCAAAACCAACAATTCAAGCTCAAGCTTGACTTGGGTAATGACTGCAGTGAAGCGAAGGAGACAGTGTAAAGGGATCCAGAGGAATGTGTCAGATTCAGCAGATCACATGGTGCAACCGTCAGGATTATTCAGACTGATCCATTTCCCAAGACTTTCCACTATTTTGTGGACAAGCACTTTAATAGCTTTTATGCTCATACATTTTTTGCAGAATATGATTCATAGAACAGCAAAATGTTATGGCCAAGGTTTAAGAAATAACCTGTCAATTTGTAATACAATACAACCACGGCTGATTCACAAAAGATGTGTAATAATCCATAAAGATGAGTTACAGAGAAGTACAGTATGGTAATAACAGATAATGAAGAACATAGGCAAGCTGCTGCATGTCAACATGATTGTTCCTCAATGTGCAGGTATGGTGAATAGATTAGGTTGCTTGTGCtggctcttcttcctctttagtCCATACTTGCTGCATGTAAGCTAATATCAGCCCTGGAATAAATGTTATCTTTCAAGCTGTAATATGAAGAAGAATATAGCAGCCTTATAACATAAAGCTATTTAGTAAAACACTAAACTACAGTCTCACATTattcccatagactgtatataaagttagTTCCATATTGTGGAATCAACCCGTATAAGCTATAAAGACAAAAGATTATTGCCACAGCCAGTGAGAGTAAGTGTTTCTGAGCAAAGGACTGATTGCCagtttatccccccccccccccccccccctgacctctgacccgtGCCAATCCAACGAGGACGGTGTTTTCCCTGCAAACAGAGCGAGTGCTGACATCATCGCATTTCCAGCCACTAATGAGAAGCAGAGAGTTGGAGTCACCTGAAGAAAGGTTGCTCTGACCCGTTGTCAATTCCCCGGAGACGCTTCTCACCTTACCGCCGATGGTCTTGTAAAGATTAGGTCATACTACATACACACATCCTAATATAAAGCTTAAACAATGTTCTTATGAGATTTGTATGTACATGTTTGAGAGAGTAGTTCCATGTTTTCCTACTGGTTACATTCAGGCTAAATTTCAATAGCAAACATGCTTTAAAttacacatgtaaataaataaattgtacatgcaaacacacgcacgcacgcacgcacgcgcgcacacacacacacacacacacacacacatacttacaCACAGGTTTGCATAGCTATCCTAATTAGGCCTTTACATTGATTTcaattcattgtggacagccgAAACAAATCGTAAgatctactggtcctgacaaggccAATGTTTATGCTGCAAAATAAGGTcctaaagaaataaatacaagcgcacacacacacacatacaaagtaCATCACATAGACTTACATTCATTCTCCGAGAGATTCACAATACTTAATTAATCCCACAAGGACATCTTATTTCTACAGTCTATCCCATTCTTGAGACTTTCTCCTCAACCATTACTTGACTAACACTTAACATTAAACATGTATTCACCTCAAAATGTAATTGATGACATCATGGGGTCTTGTTCTTTGTCCACATAAGGGAGACAAGTCCCCACAATGCGACTATATGGGTAATAcctagaccacacacacacacacacacacacagccgttTATCTTGACTAGACCATTAGGCCAACTAGACTTGCTGAGACTCTTTGTGTGAAAACAGCACATTTACTGCCTGCAGCCATATTGTACAGTTTCCTCATTGCCACAGTAAATGCACCAAGACTCAGCAACAGCTTGATTACACTCTGTGTGAGATTATGTTCCaatgttttatctgtgtgtgcttTCAAGTCTCAGGCTTTCTTCTCCTCAGTAAATCTCAGATTCACTGGGCGGTCTTCACTGTCTGTTTGACATTTATGGTCTCAAGTTGGCTGTGAGTCAGTTGGTTTGTACAAGAGGTCAGGTTTTGGGCCTTTTGCTGTTGTTTCAACTTCGGGCTGCAGTGAGGGAACCCAGCCAGAGCAGCAGTGTAAGACACTGTTCTAATGATGTTGTAATGCTGACTGACCACAGGATTGGGTAGAGGCTACTGTTGCTGCTTAAGTTCCAGTACAAGACAAAAACTTTTGTCTCTCACAGTCACAAAGAGCTGCGAGTGATTCCTCTGGTCCAGAGAGAGCTTTTTCCAAATTCTAATGTTGGACACCTGAGGGATTAGAGAGGTCATTTAATCTTACAGTAtctaaaacattaaaaaaatgaattccttTGCATGTGAGTGAATCACTCCCAACCACAATCAGTTTCCACTGTATTGATCAGAGCCTGTGCTGTGGATACAGTGCTTCTAATCAATGTCTgcctgatgatgtcagagttCTGACCCTATTCTGGGATTGATCAGGTCTGAATGTAATCTCAGTGCCCTGCTGCCACACTgtcacatgatgatgatgatcatgtgGAACATAAACCAAACACCACATGGTTGTAGATTGTCAAAAATAATGATCAGTGCAACAATAGGTGAGTTCAATTAAACCGACTTCTCATCTCTTGTATCTGTTCTTGTGTGCTGTGCTGTTTAAAACAGAATGTGTATAGAAAGGATTCATTGAATGACTTAAACTCTGCAGCGCATAGTGTTGCAGGAGTAAAAATGCACATGTGATCGTTCCATTACTGACTGATCTAAATCATGTTGAGATGCAGCAGTTCTTTCTTCTTGTGTTAACAGTGTTAACAGTGTTCTCTGGTGTCGTGTGAAATAAAATTAGGAAGAAAACTTTGAAATCAGATTAGTACAAGTGATAATGTACCTGGCAACATTTCCACATTCCtaatgttaacatgctaacacaaTGTTTTAGCAGGTATAATGTTTACTATGTTGACAATTTTTAGCACTTTGCTAATTTGCACTCAACTCAAAGTACAgcagaggctgatgggaatgtcactagttttgcatgtttttgtcaTATAAAATTTCAATTCACGCAAGGTATTGGGTGAAGTTAAATTTGATGTGATGATGCCATTAGAGGAGGAGTATGAGAATCACCGAAGTTACACTAATATCTGCAGCAAACCATGGTCACACTCTTAGTGGTGCTACATGAAAAAAATTAAGTTATTGGAGCAACATAAAAAATTGGTAACACACAAATAACCTGAATTTGTTCAACCACAAAGTTTCCAAGTTATATTGACACAattacaaactttaaaaaaaactgaattccCTTAGTTTGTTACCAATTGAAGTAATGTTTGAAAGTTGtttaacaattttatttttccagtgcAGGAAAGTCATGGGTTCATTAAAGACACTCGGGTACATCGTCTGGGAACAATGAATGTTTGTGCAGAATTCTGTGTCATTCTATCCAgtagatgttgagatatttcagtcagcAGAAACTTATAgggaaacacatttacacatttgtaaattagaatcaaattaaatatatcaTGAACACAAAGAATAGACCTTGGTGTTAAGACCCTAGCAGGCAGTAGAACAGCATGGAAGCAGTCCTATAGTTAGATGCTTAGTTCAGACACTAGTAGAATGTCTCATGAAGGGATTCTGATTGGACGTTTGAAGGGAGATGGCCCCCTATCCAGAAATGTAGCCAAAACATCCCAGAATGAACCTTTTCATCTTGCGTATATTGAGCCTTGCGCAGGGGTAATGAGGGCATGGAGCATGACATTTCACaccatttttatatcatcaactAAGTGAAACCATACTTACCAGAACAAAAAATAGCATTTGAACATACATCACTGTGATATGAACTgcctaaaaatgtgtttgatttgtaCTTTTGActtttggtccatgttccaaCCACTAACATGGGGGAGGTGGGGTTTAGAGCAGGAACAGTGCAGGAACAGTGCATATGACTTAGAAGGCATGCACAAGAAGACAGTCTCCCTGATGTGTAAAAACTGAGCAGCTGGTGGTCCGAGAGGAAAAGTCACTGGATCACCAGAGTCATCAGGATTTATCATCTGGGGATCTtgaatgtctgtacaaaacTGCATTAAAGTATATTCAATAGTTATTGAGATCTTTCAGTCAACAAGTGGTTGATCGACTGGCGTAGCCTGGCTAAAAACTCTGAGTAAGGGTTagttagtgagtgagtgagtaattTCAGACACAACCACTGTCTATATTTGCATACATTTGCAATGGGTTATGTAAATCCTACTGATGAGTCCCGGTCCTGTCTGTTGACTGTCTGCAGGCCTGACTCAGGCTCaactctgtctccctctgttttaTCTAGATGGACTGATAAGTCATTTAGTAGCTTTCTTCACTGAAAGACAAGGGTTAATGTGAGGCAACAAGAGAAGAGTAGTTGTTAAAAACCACACCCGATAGTGGCAGTTTGGTTTCTTCCAAtttaaagaggaagaaaaaaatgtactaCAAGACACCAGAGAATAAAGCGAAAGGTCTAAAAGGGCCCAAGCTGAGAACTCTCACTGTGCAATTACAGTTAGGGGCAGATGGCATGAGGCCCGTTTGCCCTACAAATTAATTTTGCTTGGCAACAGTACAATGCAGGCTTGTTAGGGGAACGGTCAGGGGGCACaagtgaaggagaaaaacaGGGTCTGTGGATCTTTATGTATAACCTGTCATTTTAGAAATTCAGGTTCAATCTCGTGCACAATGCAAAGAAGCAAGATGTTGAGTAAGTGTGGAGAGGAGCCCGAGCAAAATCTTTCCAGCAGAGAGGGGctcgtctttgtgtgtgtttggagagacagagagagttgAAGTGAGTTTGAGAGCTTGTGGCGTTCCACTCGGCTGCTTTGTCCCAAGCAGGTGGGGAGGGAGCTTGTTTTTAGGACTTTGGCCTTGGGAGTGAAACTGCCGTCAAATGATTCAAGCCGTGCAACAGCTAATCTGCCAGCTCCCTCATTTCCATGTTTCGGTGTTGTTTCGGCAGATGGCTGTTGAATAATCCACCTGTCCTATCTGCAAAACCATAAAGTCTAGTGGAGCCCTCGCGTGGACTCGTCTGGACTGACAGGAAGAGAATACATCCATTCTTACACaaataaagtgtgtgagtgtgtgtgtgtgtgtgtgtggtgaagcaCAAGCTGGTTGAGTGTGTCCCCATGCAGCAGGCCTTATTTGGCTCGTGTTTGACCAGTTACCTCCTCTCGAGTCCCAGAGGAGCGCTTGTTTCCGTCAGGCCTTGTAGGGCCATCCTCCCTGTGAAACACACCCACTGAGAGCTCATTGGACCACAGTTTCATACACTGAATAACACATGCACGTTCCTtatagacagagacagaagcaggAAGGACACATTCAGTATACTTTAGCATCTTTATGGTCTTAAAGTGTGTAATTGTAATAGGGGTTACCCTGTGATATAGCAACTTAAAGggataatgaaaatgaaaattcacacattatccactcaccacaatgccgatggaggggtcggtgaagtgtttgtgtccacgaaacacttttggagtttcaggggtaaacagtgttgcagccaaatccaatccaattgaAGTAAGTGGTGACCATatcttcaaacttaaaaaaacaacagaaaaaaacataaaatgcctccatactgctcctgtggtgtcattcaggtgtccggaagccccaactttcaaatttgacttgaaacagTGTCATATACACCTTGTTTAGCCTAAAggtcctctgatatcctcctctgccGCGTTAGCgcgcacacactgcacacaagctcttgCCCAAGGGTGCACACGGGGTACGCGGTAGCATCGCTAGTTCCGGTAGCATCGCTAGTTCCGGTAGCATCGCTGCATAGCTGCAGGTACTGCTAAGAATTGCTGATGGCGTCACGTgccccttgggcgagagcaAACACGAATGTGGCTCCAGGCAGGAGAATAAGAGAGATTTAGgataaaaacacggtgtaaatgacgcggtgtcgagtcgaatttgaatgtcggggcttccggacacttgaatgacaggagcagtatggaggcatttaatgtttttttctgttgtctttttagtggtcaccatttacttcaattgtattggatttggctgcaacgctgtttacccctgaaactccaaaagtgttttgtgactCTTAGCCCAGCCCTCCATTGGCATATTGGCCATTATTATATTTCTCTGTGAAACAGGTGAGAGCCCACAGGATGTCACTGTGTTATTCTTGATAGACTTTCACGTCTCTTTGAGTTTTTGTACAGACAGGTTTTGTATGATAGACTATTTTAAAAGTTGCAATTTTTATTGTTGAAGATAAAAATCTCAGATAGTGAAAAAGACAGCAACTCTGGTGTAAACTGTTAACATCAAGTTTTTCGTTGGTGTAAATATTTCTCACATTTCTGTATAAGAATGTCTGCTCCAGACATCttgtcaaattaaaagtgtGGAGTGTGTCACAAATGGTTgcatattaatataaaatgtcactcagtagaacctatacctccaccaaggcacAAAAGTCTCCTTaaaaattcaataaagctgcactGAATTGCACCCACTTAAAGAAATCAGCCTGATCAAGATTCTTGAATTAAgtcctgggaaatcagtgaaaattacaaaaaaaatcctatctcacaatgttttttgggatctgccccctgatctggatccacataAAACTTTTAAGAGTTCTTCCcagacccataccacatccttccaccaagctttGTGGTAAACTTCCCTTTTAGATTTTGTgcaatcctgctaacagacaaaacagacaaacagtaCAATATCCCATATAGTGAGAAAGACCATATATTTTATCTTGTGTGAACTGTCAACACATATATGCAGGAAATATTTCTCACTTTTTTATCAAAAAATGTGTCGTCTGGacattttgtcaaattaaaagtaTGCAACGTGTCACAAATGGTTTTGAAATGGTCCCATTTTAAACTATGGAGAGTATTTTGGAGCCCAGTCTTGGGAGTCGCCGTCTTCCTCACTCtctgacatttttcttccagATAAAGCACAGTCTGTCCCGGCCGAGCTTCGCCTGAGTTCACCCTCTTCAGTACTCTTATACCACTTCATTCACTTGTCAGCAAATGAGCTGTAACTTAGTAACAGCGCAGCCTGCGAACCTCTGTGGTGTTATTACTCACAGCGGAGAGGCAGAGTGTCCTTATTGTTGCAACAGACTGAGGGCAACACGCTGAACCCTTATGTTTCCTCAAGTTAACACATGTCTAACTGacaacttcctctctctctctctctctcatctccccCTGCACGCAGAtcaaaaagcagcagcaggatgtgtTGGGCTTCATGGGGGCCAATAAGATTGAATACGAGGAGTGTGACATCGCGGCCAACGAGGCCAACCGGAAGTGGATGAGAGAGAATATCCCGGAGGAGTCCAGGCCAGCGACGGGGAACCCTCTGCCCCCACAGATATTTAATGAAAGCAAATATTGCGGGGTGAGAGACACGCAGACAAATGCCCTGAAATGTTGGCAAATGAGTGTTGCATGCAATTACCGTACTACTCCTACAGAGCTGGAGTGTGTCCTCAGTACACACAAATCATGCATGGTGGGTTCTGAATGCtgaaaaaaaagctgtaaaaagcTGCACttattaatgttttacattaataaCAGATCAAATAACTGTTTAATGTTAAGTGTCGCTCGTAGTGAAGAATCCACAGAGACTTATCACCTGAGTCTACAGCTCCCCCTCGACTTCATAAAGCCTTTCAGCTCCTGTTAGCtcaatgtttgtctttttctttttatggcCCCAATTAACCACTCTCATCAATCTGGTGAGATGCAGCAAGCATAGAGTGACCATATATTTTCAGCTGGTCACCTTTTAATGCCATGGGTGTAGTGAAACGCAACATTTTTGTTACCAGGCAGCTTATTGAATGAAGCACGCCTCCGGCAGTTCTTTAGATTATACCGATCTTTGTCATAAAAGCTAAGGGTTAGCATACTGATAAAGAGCTGACGGCGTCATGATGCTGGCTAATGACTCCTAGCAACAGCCTTGACAACAACCCTTTGATTGATAGATGCACATACAGATTAATCAGTGTTGAATTCAGATTGTGGTGTATTATCTTTAAATAGAGGTAAGTAATAGTAATGATAAAGGTTCTTACAAGCCCTGAACACTTGTgtcatattcaaatatttatttaatttgaggtGACAGTTTGGTTGTGAATGCTGAAAAACATGACAATTCTTTGTTTCAcagatatttgaaaaaaaatgttggctAGCATGTTTGTGACGATGACAATGTTAGCGAGTTAATATAATTATGAGGAATTTTAAACTTCTCtaataatatttttcttgttAAGGTCTCAGATCAGCcaattaaaggaatagttcaacagTTTGCAAAGATCTATATCATTTTATCTAGTGAACATgaagctggttagcttagcttagcatatagactggaaacagagaaatGGCTAAGCTGGGCCTGTCTAAAGGTAAAATATCTCATTTCTATGATCGTCACAAAAATCTGAGTGAAAAAAATAGGTAAACCCCCTTAAAACgcaataaaatgtgtaaatttgtgAGCTTTACTGGGGCTGTTTCCCCTACTTCCAGTCTTTGCGCTAAGCTAACTGTCAGCTTGCTTAGCTTAATATATAACGGACAGATATGAGGCTGGTATTGATCCTCTAATTTAATGCcctgcaaacagaaaatgtttattaaaaaactattcctttaaaccATCATTTGAGGAGACAAAATTTACAGAACTGAAAAATCACACGTTATATTTTAACTATTCAGAAAGGTGCAATGGGATTGCATATGAGGATTTTGGGACATTTGACCTCAGTATTTCTAACATCCTGGCGATGGCCCTGCTCAGATATACTCTACCATGGGCCCTGATGTTCTGTCCTGTCTCACTGCCATTAGATAGACATAGGGTCTTTAGCCTGATTGCTCCGAGGCATCATGTGCAGCAAATGGATCGCTGCAAGTCAAGTCGCACATGCAGGATGGGCTGTATTGAAtgtcacagacaaacagaagagcATTTCCCAGGATACTTGTCGCTGTGGTGTCCCTTTTTgagaaacctgtgtgtgtgtgcgtgtgtgtgtgtgtgtgtgtgtgtgtactggtatgtgtgtgtgggagagaaaagggagagaaacaaaggaATGAGAGGAGTGAAGAAATGACCGAACagtaaatgggtgaatgtgtTAGTTTGTTTACTCAGGGTTTTACTCTCAAAGACAATACCCCGCTATCAGGCTGACTACTGAGGCCTGTCCTTGGACAAATAACACGACTACGACTGTTTCTCACAGACTTGTGGCATTTGCTGTTCGGACTGTCGCCCTCGGGTGCTGCTCCAAAGTCTGTTTTACACTTAAGACAGCTGATCCGCTGATCGATCCACGTCTAAtcgtctctctgtgtctccctctcctttctcaGAACTACGAGGCCTTCTTCGATGCCAGAGAGGACAACGCTGTGTATGCCTTTCTGGGTCTCACTGCTCCCCCGGGCTCTAAGGTGAGcttataaacacaaacacacactgatcgCTGTCCTTTGAATGAACTGCATTCCTGCAGCTCAACCATATTTCCTGTAAAACCGGTgcctgaatatatatttatcaacGCAGTGTGATTTCtatgcagaaaacacacacattacataaTACATCTGTTCATGATAATCTAAGGCCAAAGCAGGCCTCTACCCCTTTTCCTCTTACTCCTGCACACTGGCGCCTCCTCTCTGTATTAACAGGAACTGCAGGGAGGTGTGCCAGTTACCATAGAAACAGAGGGGTTTTCCTTTGAGTGGTGGCAGGGGATATATAAACCAATATCCtccattttaatataaaatactcTGTCCCTCTTGTCAtctgttctccctctctgtctctctccaggaGGCCGAGGCCCTATTGAAGAAAGCCCAGCAGTAGCAGCTTTACACTGTTTCTACCTGAGACCTCAGGCTAAGACCTGGACCCAGACCTGGACCCAGACATGGACCCAGACCTGGACCCGGACTGTCCTTGAAAAGAtccaggaaatgaaaaaaaagaagcaacatTTCACTTAGCTTATAAATATGTTGATGTTCGGTGGTTTCTCccgattgttttttttttctattattaatttgtgttcAGCTGTGCCTTGTCAGCTGTAGTGAAAGGAGGTACTGCATCAGAGCATCATGGGTTTCATCTAAAAACAGCTCTGCGTCCTCCACTAACCTCAGTCTGCTAAGCCTTCTCGGCCTAATGGCATGTCAATCAACCATTAGCATGAATGTGTAGCTTCCTGTCTGAGAACACATCATTAGACACAATAAAACGGGCCCACCTTGAAAATTGTAACACGGATTTCATTGTTTGGCCAAAACAGAATGTTGTCCATGTTGACACCATTGTCATATGTGTAACTCAGCAGGTTTAATCAAGCACAAGTCTTATTTGTTGAATTCTGGAAAACATTGAGTCAAATGTTGTGCTCCTCACCCACCAC contains these protein-coding regions:
- the sh3bgrl gene encoding SH3 domain-binding glutamic acid-rich-like protein, whose translation is MVIKVYIATSSGSTSIKKQQQDVLGFMGANKIEYEECDIAANEANRKWMRENIPEESRPATGNPLPPQIFNESKYCGNYEAFFDAREDNAVYAFLGLTAPPGSKEAEALLKKAQQ